A single window of Pseudarthrobacter defluvii DNA harbors:
- a CDS encoding 2-hydroxy-3-oxopropionate reductase, with translation MDRPEPRTRLRRLHRPRVQGTAGNGLQLGHPRAHQQLVPTTDFQEKRTIMSNVAVIGLGIMGLPMAINLVKAGHAVTGFNRSQDKIDKLVSEGGKGASSIADAVKDADVVITMVPDSPDVEGVVGGKDGVFANAKQGALWIDASSIRPDVAVRLAADAKEAGIRPLDAPVSGGEQGAIDAVLSIMVGGDKADFDDAQDVLKAVGKTIVHVGPSGSGQTVKAANQLIVAVNIEVLGEAIAFLEAYGVDTDAALRVLGGGLAGSKVLEQKGQKMLDRNFDPGFRLALHHKDLGIVTSAAREANVAIPLGAIAAQLVAATVNQGDGALDHSGLFKQVLQLSGRK, from the coding sequence GTGGATCGCCCGGAGCCGCGAACTCGGCTACGAAGGCTACATCGGCCTCGAGTACAAGGAACCGCAGGAAACGGCCTTCAGCTGGGCCATCCGCGAGCGCATCAGCAACTAGTCCCCACCACAGACTTTCAAGAAAAGAGAACCATCATGAGCAACGTTGCAGTCATCGGACTCGGAATCATGGGCCTGCCCATGGCCATCAACCTCGTCAAGGCCGGCCACGCCGTCACCGGTTTCAACCGCAGCCAGGACAAGATCGACAAGCTGGTCTCCGAGGGCGGCAAGGGCGCCTCGAGCATCGCGGACGCCGTTAAGGATGCCGACGTCGTCATCACCATGGTGCCGGACTCCCCCGACGTCGAAGGTGTGGTCGGCGGCAAGGACGGCGTTTTCGCCAACGCGAAGCAGGGCGCCCTGTGGATCGACGCCTCCAGCATCCGCCCCGACGTCGCTGTCCGGCTTGCCGCAGACGCCAAGGAAGCAGGCATCCGCCCCCTCGACGCGCCGGTTTCCGGCGGCGAACAGGGCGCCATCGACGCCGTCCTGTCCATCATGGTCGGCGGCGACAAGGCCGACTTCGACGACGCCCAGGACGTCCTCAAGGCCGTCGGCAAGACCATCGTCCACGTCGGACCGTCCGGCTCCGGCCAGACCGTCAAGGCTGCCAACCAGCTGATTGTCGCGGTCAACATCGAGGTCCTCGGCGAAGCCATCGCCTTCCTCGAGGCCTACGGCGTGGACACCGACGCCGCCCTCAGGGTCCTCGGCGGCGGCCTGGCCGGCTCCAAGGTCCTGGAGCAGAAGGGCCAGAAGATGCTGGACCGCAACTTCGACCCCGGTTTCCGCCTCGCCCTCCACCACAAGGACCTGGGCATCGTCACCTCCGCCGCCCGCGAAGCCAACGTCGCTATCCCGCTCGGCGCCATCGCCGCCCAGCTCGTCGCCGCCACCGTCAACCAGGGCGACGGGGCACTGGACCACTCCGGACTCTTCAAGCAGGTCCTCCAGCTCAGTGGCAGGAAATAG
- the allB gene encoding allantoinase AllB, producing the protein MSEERFDLVIRGRRILTTAGIAPREVGVRNGKIVAIEPLGNGLAGAEVIELADDETLLPGLVDTHVHVNEPGRTEWEGFASATRAAAAGGVTTIIDMPLNSVPPTTTVENLKLKREVAEDQAFIDVGFWGGAIPGNKADLRPLHDEGVFGFKCFLLHSGVDEFPHLDADEMEEDMAELKSFDSLMIVHAEDSHAIDRAPHPGGDHYETFLASRPRGAENKAIAEVIERARWTGARAHILHLSSSDALPMIASAKRDGVKLTVETCPHYLTLMAEEIPDGATAYKCCPPIREASNRELLWQGLQDGTIDCIVSDHSPSTLDLKDLENGDFAVAWGGVSSLQLGLSLIWTEARHRGIPLEQVVSWMAEKPANLARLTNKGQLALGYDADFAVFAPDEAFVVDVSKLKHKNPITPYDGKALSGVVRKTFLRGAAVDGQTPTGRLIRRGGV; encoded by the coding sequence GTGTCTGAAGAACGTTTTGACCTGGTCATCCGGGGCCGGCGCATCCTGACCACCGCCGGCATCGCCCCGCGGGAGGTGGGCGTGCGCAACGGCAAGATTGTGGCCATTGAGCCGCTGGGCAATGGCCTGGCCGGCGCCGAGGTCATCGAACTCGCCGATGATGAAACCCTGCTCCCGGGATTGGTCGACACCCACGTCCACGTCAACGAACCCGGCCGCACCGAATGGGAAGGTTTCGCCTCCGCCACCCGCGCAGCTGCGGCCGGCGGCGTCACCACCATCATCGACATGCCGCTGAACTCCGTCCCGCCCACCACCACGGTGGAGAACCTCAAGCTCAAGCGCGAGGTGGCCGAGGACCAGGCCTTCATCGACGTCGGGTTCTGGGGCGGCGCCATCCCCGGCAACAAGGCGGACCTGCGCCCCCTGCACGACGAAGGCGTTTTCGGCTTCAAGTGCTTCCTCCTGCACTCCGGCGTGGACGAATTCCCGCACCTGGATGCGGACGAGATGGAAGAGGACATGGCGGAGCTGAAGTCCTTCGACTCGCTCATGATCGTCCACGCCGAGGACTCGCACGCCATCGACCGCGCACCCCACCCCGGCGGCGACCACTACGAAACCTTCCTCGCCTCCCGCCCCCGCGGCGCCGAGAACAAGGCCATCGCAGAGGTTATCGAACGGGCCCGCTGGACCGGTGCGCGTGCGCACATCCTGCACCTGTCGTCGTCGGACGCACTGCCCATGATTGCCAGCGCCAAGCGCGACGGCGTCAAGCTCACCGTGGAGACGTGCCCGCACTACCTGACTCTGATGGCCGAGGAAATCCCGGACGGCGCCACCGCCTACAAGTGCTGCCCGCCCATCCGTGAGGCCTCCAACCGTGAACTGCTGTGGCAGGGCCTGCAGGACGGCACCATCGATTGCATCGTCTCGGACCACTCCCCCTCCACGCTGGACCTCAAGGACCTGGAAAACGGCGACTTCGCCGTGGCCTGGGGCGGCGTCTCGTCCCTGCAGCTGGGCCTGTCCCTGATTTGGACGGAAGCACGGCACCGCGGCATCCCGCTGGAACAGGTGGTGTCCTGGATGGCAGAGAAGCCCGCCAACCTGGCCCGGCTCACCAACAAGGGCCAGCTGGCTTTGGGCTACGACGCCGACTTCGCCGTCTTCGCCCCCGACGAGGCGTTCGTGGTGGACGTGTCCAAGCTCAAGCACAAGAACCCCATCACGCCTTATGACGGCAAGGCATTGTCCGGCGTGGTGCGCAAGACCTTCCTCCGCGGCGCCGCAGTGGACGGCCAGACCCCCACGGGCAGGCTGATCCGCCGCGGCGGCGTATAA
- the bcp gene encoding thioredoxin-dependent thiol peroxidase, which translates to MSPTLTTKLQPGTPAPDFTLRDAQGRETSLADYRGKNVIVYFYPKAATPGCTTEACDFRDSLASLQGKGYEVVGVSPDAQEALAGFSGDFSLTFPLLSDPDHAVALAYGAWGEKLVHGEIHEGIVRSTVVVDPEGNVTLAQYQVQADGHVARLKEALGL; encoded by the coding sequence ATGAGCCCCACCCTGACCACCAAGCTTCAGCCCGGCACCCCGGCTCCTGATTTCACCCTCCGGGACGCCCAGGGCCGGGAGACCTCCTTGGCCGATTACCGCGGCAAGAACGTCATTGTGTACTTCTACCCGAAGGCCGCTACCCCTGGCTGTACCACCGAGGCCTGCGACTTCCGCGACAGCCTCGCCTCCCTGCAGGGCAAGGGCTATGAGGTTGTGGGCGTCTCCCCCGACGCTCAGGAAGCCCTGGCCGGCTTCAGCGGCGACTTCTCCCTGACCTTCCCGCTGCTCTCCGACCCCGACCACGCGGTTGCCCTGGCCTATGGCGCCTGGGGCGAAAAGCTGGTCCACGGCGAAATCCACGAAGGCATCGTCCGCTCCACGGTTGTGGTGGACCCTGAAGGAAACGTGACCCTGGCCCAGTACCAGGTCCAGGCCGACGGCCACGTTGCCCGCCTCAAGGAAGCCCTGGGACTCTAA
- a CDS encoding glycerate kinase: MRIVIAPDKFKGSLSAPEVCRHLETGLRAKWAAAAANNPLDVVRIPVADGGEGTLDAAVGSGFTRRTATVSGPTGQPVEAEFAVRGHEAVIEMAAASGLALVPSVRKGGRPDSTDATAASSLGTGQLIRAALDAGSRRIILGVGGSANTDGGAGLLQGLGARLLDSRNNELPPGGAALANLHSIDFTDFEPRLVDTRFVLASDVDNPLLGAQGAAAVFGPQKGATHQDVGMLDAALARFVEVLAREIGFRAVKAAEAPGAGAAGGVGYAAIAVLAATRRPGIDVVLEFTGLADRLAGADLVITGEGSLDEQSLLGKTPMGVARAAAAQGVPVIAVCGRTTLDQGQAEAAGFEDIHALTALETDVNRCIAEAGPLLEQLGTQISAELAADRTAAASTKEDLRV, translated from the coding sequence ATGCGGATCGTGATTGCCCCGGACAAGTTCAAGGGATCGCTGTCAGCCCCGGAGGTGTGCAGGCACCTGGAAACGGGCCTTAGGGCAAAGTGGGCGGCGGCAGCAGCGAACAATCCTTTGGACGTGGTCCGGATTCCGGTGGCCGACGGCGGCGAGGGCACCCTCGACGCCGCCGTCGGCTCCGGCTTCACCCGCCGCACGGCAACGGTCAGCGGCCCCACCGGGCAGCCTGTCGAGGCCGAGTTCGCGGTCCGCGGGCATGAGGCAGTCATCGAGATGGCCGCCGCATCCGGGCTCGCCCTGGTGCCAAGCGTCCGGAAGGGCGGTCGCCCGGACTCCACGGATGCCACCGCGGCCAGCAGCCTTGGGACCGGCCAGCTCATCCGGGCAGCGCTCGACGCCGGCTCCCGGAGGATTATCCTCGGCGTGGGCGGCAGTGCCAATACCGACGGCGGTGCGGGGCTCCTTCAGGGGCTCGGCGCCAGGCTCCTCGACAGCAGGAACAACGAACTTCCGCCGGGTGGGGCGGCTCTGGCAAACCTGCACAGCATCGACTTCACGGATTTCGAGCCCCGCCTGGTGGACACCCGCTTTGTGCTGGCATCCGACGTGGACAACCCGTTGCTGGGCGCCCAGGGCGCTGCGGCGGTGTTCGGTCCGCAGAAGGGCGCCACACACCAAGACGTCGGCATGCTCGACGCCGCCCTGGCCAGGTTTGTCGAAGTCCTGGCCAGGGAAATCGGATTCCGCGCCGTCAAGGCAGCCGAAGCTCCCGGAGCCGGGGCAGCCGGCGGCGTGGGCTACGCCGCCATCGCCGTCCTGGCCGCAACGCGGCGGCCAGGCATCGACGTCGTCCTTGAATTCACGGGGCTGGCGGACCGCCTGGCCGGCGCCGACCTGGTGATCACCGGCGAAGGCAGTCTGGACGAGCAAAGCCTGCTCGGCAAGACCCCCATGGGTGTTGCCCGCGCGGCGGCAGCCCAGGGCGTTCCGGTCATCGCCGTCTGCGGCCGGACCACGCTGGACCAGGGCCAGGCTGAAGCCGCCGGCTTCGAGGACATTCATGCTTTGACGGCGCTCGAAACCGATGTAAACAGGTGCATAGCAGAGGCAGGACCGCTGCTGGAGCAACTGGGCACCCAGATCAGTGCGGAGCTGGCAGCCGACAGGACTGCCGCCGCAAGTACCAAGGAGGACCTCCGTGTCTGA
- a CDS encoding winged helix-turn-helix domain-containing protein, with amino-acid sequence MAVEAHYPGAGGRPGFVSRKAAARGLAVWVVPAEGTSPELLRHAAQMVLQRALETAPEAEVHWPAAGAPTSAAEGAVADSSPFPSAAEAAGPALAEDDGGTRLPPSAGPVSRVAVDLAAETVLLDGRPVALTGVEYKVLRYLVTHLSRTVGREELQEFLESLDFPGATARSIDVYVGRIRKKLGNARHSVATVRGGGYQFVPGPHAAVRGPAEYCI; translated from the coding sequence ATGGCAGTGGAAGCGCACTATCCGGGGGCGGGGGGCCGGCCAGGATTTGTCTCACGCAAGGCCGCTGCCCGCGGCCTCGCCGTATGGGTGGTTCCAGCCGAAGGAACCAGCCCGGAACTCCTGCGCCACGCCGCCCAAATGGTCCTCCAACGGGCCCTCGAAACTGCTCCGGAGGCGGAAGTCCATTGGCCTGCCGCCGGAGCCCCCACGTCCGCCGCGGAGGGAGCCGTAGCCGACTCCTCTCCGTTTCCTTCCGCGGCGGAGGCAGCCGGCCCGGCACTTGCAGAGGACGACGGCGGCACGCGCCTGCCGCCGTCGGCCGGCCCCGTCAGCCGGGTGGCCGTGGACCTTGCCGCCGAGACCGTCCTGCTGGACGGCCGGCCGGTGGCGCTGACCGGCGTCGAATACAAGGTGCTGCGCTACCTGGTGACCCACCTGTCCCGCACAGTAGGCCGCGAGGAACTGCAGGAGTTCCTGGAATCGCTGGATTTTCCCGGCGCCACCGCACGTTCCATCGACGTCTACGTGGGCCGGATCCGCAAGAAACTGGGCAATGCCCGCCATTCCGTCGCCACCGTGCGCGGGGGCGGATACCAGTTTGTCCCGGGCCCGCACGCGGCCGTTCGGGGACCTGCGGAATACTGCATATGA
- the gcl gene encoding glyoxylate carboligase produces the protein MSKMRTVDAAVAILEKEGAIEAFGLPGAAINPFYSAMRAHGGIRHTLARHVEGASHMADGFSRAKDGNIGICIGTSGPAGTDMITGLYAAWADSIPMLCITGQAPVAKLHKEDFQAVDIESIAKPVTKMAMTILEPGQVPGAFQKAFQLMRSGRPGPVLLDLPIDVQLAEIEFDIDTYEPLPVEKPKASRKQLEKALDMLLAAKHPLIVAGGGIINAGASAQLVELAETLNVPVIPTLMGWGTIPDDHQLMAGMVGLQTSHRYGNENYLQSDFVIGIGNRWANRHTGGLETYTAGRKFVHIDIEPTQIGRVFSPDLGIASDAGAALAGLVELARERKAAGSLPDYTAWVAECQDRKASLHRKTHFENIPIKPQRVYEEMNKCFGRDTTYVSTIGLSQIAGAQMLHVFGPRKWINAGQAGPLGWTAPAALGVARSNPDQTVVALSGDYDFQFMIEELAVGAQFNLPYIHVVVNNSYLGLIRQSQRGFKMEQNVSLAFENINSSHLSEETRGYGVDHLKVAEGLGCKAVRVEDPNDLGAAFDKAKALMGEFQVPVVVEVILEKVTNISMGVEINAVNEFEELAESAADAPTAILALQA, from the coding sequence ATGAGCAAGATGCGTACCGTTGATGCCGCGGTGGCCATCCTGGAAAAGGAAGGCGCCATCGAGGCGTTCGGCCTGCCAGGCGCTGCTATCAACCCCTTCTATTCGGCAATGCGCGCCCACGGCGGCATCCGCCACACCCTGGCCCGGCACGTTGAAGGTGCCAGCCACATGGCGGACGGCTTCAGCCGCGCCAAGGACGGCAACATCGGCATCTGCATCGGCACCTCCGGCCCCGCCGGCACCGACATGATCACCGGCCTCTACGCCGCGTGGGCAGACTCCATCCCTATGCTCTGCATCACCGGCCAGGCCCCCGTGGCCAAGCTGCACAAGGAAGACTTCCAGGCCGTGGACATCGAGTCCATCGCCAAGCCCGTCACCAAGATGGCCATGACCATCCTGGAGCCCGGCCAGGTTCCCGGCGCCTTCCAGAAGGCCTTCCAGCTGATGCGCTCCGGCCGTCCCGGCCCCGTGCTGCTGGACCTGCCCATTGACGTGCAGCTGGCCGAGATCGAGTTCGACATCGACACCTACGAGCCCCTGCCCGTCGAAAAGCCCAAGGCCTCCCGCAAGCAGCTGGAAAAGGCCTTGGACATGCTGCTCGCCGCCAAGCACCCGCTGATCGTGGCCGGCGGCGGCATCATCAACGCCGGCGCCTCCGCGCAGCTGGTGGAGCTGGCCGAGACCCTCAACGTTCCGGTCATCCCCACCCTGATGGGCTGGGGCACCATCCCGGACGACCACCAGCTGATGGCCGGCATGGTGGGCCTGCAGACCTCGCACCGCTACGGCAACGAGAACTACCTGCAGAGCGACTTCGTGATCGGCATCGGCAACCGCTGGGCCAACCGCCACACCGGCGGCCTGGAAACCTACACCGCGGGCCGTAAGTTCGTGCACATCGACATCGAGCCCACCCAGATCGGCCGCGTGTTCTCGCCGGACCTGGGCATCGCGTCCGACGCCGGTGCGGCGCTGGCCGGGCTGGTTGAGCTCGCCAGGGAGCGCAAGGCGGCAGGGTCCCTGCCGGACTACACCGCGTGGGTTGCCGAGTGCCAGGACCGCAAGGCCTCCCTGCACCGCAAGACGCACTTCGAGAACATCCCCATCAAGCCGCAGCGCGTCTACGAGGAGATGAACAAGTGCTTCGGCCGCGACACCACGTACGTGTCCACCATCGGCCTGTCCCAGATCGCCGGCGCCCAGATGCTGCACGTCTTCGGCCCCCGCAAGTGGATCAACGCCGGCCAGGCAGGCCCCCTGGGCTGGACCGCCCCGGCAGCGCTCGGCGTCGCACGTTCCAACCCGGACCAGACCGTGGTGGCCCTCTCCGGGGACTACGACTTCCAGTTCATGATCGAGGAACTGGCCGTGGGCGCACAGTTCAACCTGCCGTACATCCACGTGGTGGTGAACAACTCCTACCTGGGCCTGATCCGCCAGTCCCAGCGCGGCTTCAAGATGGAGCAGAACGTGTCCCTGGCGTTCGAGAACATCAACAGCTCGCACCTGTCCGAGGAGACCCGCGGCTACGGCGTGGACCACCTCAAGGTGGCCGAGGGCCTGGGTTGCAAGGCCGTCCGCGTGGAGGACCCCAATGACCTGGGCGCCGCGTTCGACAAGGCCAAGGCCCTGATGGGCGAGTTCCAGGTTCCCGTGGTGGTGGAAGTGATCCTGGAGAAGGTCACCAACATCTCCATGGGCGTGGAAATCAATGCCGTGAACGAGTTCGAGGAACTGGCGGAATCCGCCGCCGACGCTCCCACCGCCATCCTGGCGTTGCAGGCATAA
- a CDS encoding hydroxypyruvate isomerase family protein, producing MTYTVNCSILLTELPLLERPAAAKAAGFDAVEFWWPFETSVPADSEITRFENAIRDAGVQLTGLNFNAGNMPGGDRGLVSWKGRCSEFKDNIDVVAGIGERLGCKAFNALYGNRQDEFTPEEQDELAVKNLAAAAEGVARIGGTVLLEPVSGAPKYPLLTADDALKVIARVKEETGAANIKLLADFYHLAVNGDDVQAVIEAHAKDFGHIQIADNPGRGAPGTGTLPLGEWIARSRELGYEGYIGLEYKEPQETAFSWAIRERISN from the coding sequence GTACACAGTGAACTGCTCCATCCTCCTCACGGAGCTGCCCCTGCTCGAGCGCCCCGCGGCCGCCAAGGCGGCAGGCTTCGACGCGGTTGAGTTCTGGTGGCCCTTCGAGACCTCCGTCCCGGCGGATAGCGAGATCACCAGGTTCGAGAACGCCATCAGGGACGCCGGCGTCCAGCTCACCGGCCTGAACTTCAACGCCGGCAACATGCCCGGCGGTGACCGCGGCCTGGTTTCCTGGAAGGGACGCTGCTCCGAGTTCAAGGACAACATCGACGTCGTGGCAGGCATCGGCGAGCGCCTGGGCTGCAAAGCCTTCAACGCCCTCTACGGCAACCGGCAGGACGAATTCACGCCCGAAGAGCAGGACGAACTGGCCGTCAAGAACCTGGCGGCAGCAGCCGAAGGCGTCGCCCGCATCGGCGGCACCGTCCTCCTCGAACCCGTCAGCGGCGCCCCCAAGTACCCGCTCCTCACCGCCGACGACGCACTCAAGGTCATCGCCCGCGTCAAGGAGGAAACTGGTGCCGCCAACATCAAGCTCCTCGCCGACTTCTACCACCTGGCAGTCAACGGCGACGACGTCCAGGCCGTCATCGAAGCCCACGCCAAGGACTTCGGCCACATCCAGATCGCGGACAACCCCGGCCGCGGCGCACCTGGCACCGGCACCCTCCCGCTCGGCGAGTGGATCGCCCGGAGCCGCGAACTCGGCTACGAAGGCTACATCGGCCTCGAGTACAAGGAACCGCAGGAAACGGCCTTCAGCTGGGCCATCCGCGAGCGCATCAGCAACTAG